The nucleotide window CTCGAACTGGGGCTGAAACTACTTAAATGGGGAGAAGAAAACACCTCCCTGAACTACCACCTATGCACAGCCAAGCTTAAGGACGCTGTTCAGCTGAGAAACAGGCTCAAGAGGATGGCAAAGAATGTCGCCAAGTCTTATATGGAAATCACGGAAGAGGGAACCTTAAGGTTCGGGATTGCGGTGTATGATGACTTAATGGAGCTCTATACCTTGCTTGTAGAGGAAGCGGGAGTTCCGGAAGAGTGGCTCTACATAAATACAAAGAAAAGAAGGATTGAAATGCCCATAGAGGTCGCGGAAGAGCTCGCCGATGCAATAGAAGGGGATGTAAAGTTCTACATAGTCGAGGAGTATCCGACGTGGGATAGGATAGAGGTCGAGAGGATTCCGCTGCCGTGATATCTCATCTGTTAAAAAGGTGCTAAAATTAGAAATCAGAAAAAAGGAGAAACGCTCAGCTCTCGACTTTCTCAATTCCTATCTTTGCCTCAACTTCCGGCCACTCGACAACGTATCCCTTTGCTTCCTCGAACCTAACCTCAACTGCCCTTGTTTCTCCCTTTATGTAGTCAAGCATATTCTGCAAGAGCTCTTTGTTTTCTTCAGTTGTTTCAATATACACCATTATCCTATCGTTGACGTCTAAATCGAGGTGCTTTCTCATTTCCTGTATCCTTCTTACGAATTCCCTCGCAAGTCCTTCCATCATGAGCTCCCTTGTGAGTGTCTTATCAACAAAGACCTTGCCGTGATCGAATTCTTCTCCAACGAGGAAGTCCGGGAGTTCTTCCTCAACTACAATGTGCTCTCTTTCGATTGTAAACTCCTTACCCTCTATCTCCACTTTCAGCTTTCCTTGCATGAGCTTCTCATAGAGCTCCCTGTCGTTTTGCTCGTCGATCCATTTTGCAATCAGCTTCGCATCTCCCTTGAAGTGAGGCCCAAGTTTAGCGAAGTTGGGCTTTACTCTTATTTCCCTCTCAACCTTGGCAACCTTGACTTCCTTAGCGTTGAGCTGGTCTTTGAGGAGGTAGTTAAGCCTTTCAACGGCTTTCTTTGTTGTTTCGTCCTCGGTCTCTATGAGTATCTGCCTCACAGGATAGCGGAGTTTTATCTTTGCCTTCTGTCTCGCCGCAGAGCCAGCTTCCACTATTTTTCTGACTATCTCCATTTCCTTTTCAAGCTCTTCATCTACCCATCTCTCGTCTTTCTTGGGCCAGTCTTCGAGGTGGACGCTCTCCTTTCCACTGAACGGTCTTATGAGGTTCTGGTAAATTTCCTCGGTGATGTAAGGTGTAAATGGTGCCATTAATCTAAGCAGAACGTCGAACACCTTCCACAATGTCCAATAAGCGGCAAGCTTATCTGGGTCGTCTTTCTCAATCCAGAGCCTCTTCCTTATGAGCCTCACGTACCACCTGCTCAGGTCTTCTGTTACAAAGTACTCTATTGCCCTCGTTGCCCTTGTAAGGTAGAATGTCTCTATTCCATCTTCAACAGCGCTTATGAGGGTGTTTACTCTCGAAAGTATCCACCGGTCCTCCTCTCTAAACGGAAGCTCCTCTGGGTTGACTTTTGTGGGGTCGAAGTTGTCCAGGCTCATGTAGGTCGAAGCCAGGATATAAACGTTCCAGAGGATGTTGAGCATTCTCTTAACCTGCGCAAGCCCCTTCCAGCTGAACCTCAGGTTTTCCCATGGAGTTGTTGCCCAGAGCATGTAGAATCTGAATGGGTCTCTTCCTTCCTTCTGGACAACTTCCTCCGGCCTTATTATGTTACCAAGGCTCTTGCTCATTTTATCTCCCTTTTCGTCCAGAACGTAGCCGTGCATTGCAACCTTCTTGTACGGAACGGTGTCAAATGCAACAACGCTTGCCGCCTGCTGGGAGTAGAACCACTTTGTAACCTGGTCTTCTCCCTCAACTATGAAATCCGCTGGCCAAAGCCTCTCGAAGAGGTCTTTCCTTCTCGGATAGTCAAGAGAAGCCCAGCTCGCTATTCCACTGTCGAACCAAACATCGAGGACGTCTTTGACCCTCTTCATGTCTCCTCCACACTTGGGGCACTTGAGGGTCACTGTGTCAACCCATGGCTTGTGGAGGTCTACTTCGTGAAAGTCCTTCTCTATTGGCTCCTTGCTCATCTCTTTGAGCTCATCAAAAGACCCTACTACGTGGATGTTACCGCATTCTTCACATACCCAGATTGGGAGGGGTATTCCCCAGTACCTTTGCCTTGAGATGCACCAGTCTCCGCTGTTCATGACTCCGTTGTCGTACCTTATCTTTACCCAATCTGGATACCAGGTGACGTTCTTGTCGTTTTCTTCTATTATTTTGTCTTTAACCTTGCTAATCTTTAGGAACCACTGATCTGTAGCCCTAAATATCAGCGGAGTCTTACAGCGCCAGCAGTGTGGATACTTGTGCTCTATTGTGCCAGCCTTCACAAGGAGACCCTTTTCTTTGAGATACTCTATTATCTCCGGATCAGCATCTTTAACGAACTTGCCTTCCCACTTTCCTTCGACGTACCTTCCTTCATCGTCGAGAGGTGAGTAGATTGGCAAACCGTACTGCTTTCCTACCTCAAAGTCTTCTTCACCGTGTCCTGGAGCGGTGTGGACTAAGCCAGTACCGTCTTCGAGAGTTACATGCTCTCCCAATATTACGCGGTGAGCCCATTCGTATTTTTCTCTAAACTCCTTCTGTCTCGGGTACTCCTCCAGAAACGGATGCACATACCTTAAGCCCTCAAGTTCTTCGCCCTTGAATTCTTCCACGATTTCTCCCTTGACACCGGCTTCATGGAGAACTCTTTCAACTAATGCCTTCGCTACTATCCAGTACTCTTCCTTTCCATCGAAGGATACCCTCACTTTTGCATATTCATATTCGGGGTGAACTGTAACGGCCAAGTTAGCCGGTAAAGTCCACGGCGTTGTTGTCCAGATAAGGAGGTACTCATTTTCTTTTCCTTCTATCGGGAACTTCACGTATATGCTTGGGTCTTCCCTTATTTTGTATTCTCCCCTGACTTCGTGTTCAGCCAAAGCAGTCTCACATCTGGGACACCAGTGGAGAACCCTCTGATCCTTCTCTAAAAGTCCCTTCTCCCATGCTCTCTTTAAAGTAAACCAAGCTGATTCTATGTACTCATTCTTGATCGTCATGTAGGGGTTATCCCAGTCCATCCAAACTCCAAGCATCTTAAACTGCTCTGTCATGATTTTGAGGTTCGTTAAAGCGAACTCCTTACACTTCTTTATGAAGTTTTCAACGCCAACCTTCTCTTCTATGTCCTTCTTGTATTTCAACCCAAGGGCCTGCTCAACTTTAACCTCTATTGGCAAGCCATGCATGTCAAAGCCTGGTTGCCTTCTAACGTTGTAGCCCTGCATGGTTCTGAATCTTATCACCATATCCTTGATTATTTTGTTCCATGCAGTACCCAGGTGTATAGCGCCACTCACATATGGTGGTCCATCAAGAAAATAGTAGTCCGGTCCGTTTTCTCTTGCTTTTTTCACCTTGTTGTAGACGTCATTTTCTTTCCAGAATGCTTCTATTTTTTCCTCTAAGACTTGTGGATTATACTCCCTCATCTCTGGCTCCTTTATCATACCAAAAACCTCCTGGAATTTGTAGAATAAGCTAGATCAGCAGAATAGCCCAGGGAATCATGGGCAAAATGCACGGCGAAGGATAAAACCCTCCCCCCTCATGGGCATCGGTCAAAATTGCAGAGTTCCGTTTATAAATCTTTTGCCAAAGAGGGCGTGTTTATAGTAACCTTTATTAGGGTTTTTGCTGAATTCTTTCGGGTGGTTGTCGTGATCCCCAGATGGGATCACAGACTCAAAGACCCTGAAAGCGTGGCATTCGCAATTCTTGACGTTTTAGCAGACTTCGAATCAGAAGGAAAGCTGAAGAACCTGCCAAAATCCAAAAAATTTCCAGTAAAAACAATACTGGCAATACTCCTCTTTAAACAATACTACAACCTACCTCTCAGAGACGCCCAGCACTACGGCAGAAAATTCTTCGGAGCAAACATTCACTACTCAACCCTCCACAACTGGGAGAAAAAGCTGAACCTCGAAGAACTGACAAACCACCTCCTGAAAAAACTCCAGAAATTACCCTACGCCAGCACTCAAGCAGACTCAACCATTATTACAAATAAAAAAAGGGCAGGATAGAAGTTCAGGCAATAACGAGAATCCTGCCGGGTTTACTGTATCCGGTTGCTGTGAAGATCACAACTTCTGAGAACGAGCTGATTGAACTCCTGCCGGGGGGTTCTGGGAATTTTTATGCTGATGGGGCTTATGATTCAAAGAAAGTTCTGAACACTGTGGTGGAAAAGGGTTATCGGCCGATTGTTAAGAAAACTAAGAACGCTCCAGGTGGTTTTGGTAGTAAGAAGAGAGACAGAGTGTTTTCTGAAGAAGAGTACAGGCATAGGAATCCTCATGAGGGGTTCTGGGGTGCGTTTACAACGTGGTTTGGCAGTAGGATCCCCTGTTTTCTGAAAAAGACTACTGTAACCCGAATCCTGCTTGGGGTAATGTGTTATGGTCTGAAAATCCTCCTCAGAGTCAAATACTGTTTAAATAACAGGGGGTGAAACTAAACACGCCCTGCCAAAGATGGGATACTGTCAGGATATACACCAAGAGAAAGAATATATAAGAGCTGAAATTACTCCTTGTTTCAGCCTTGAAGAACCCTCTTGTCCTGACAGAATCCGCCTACAAAATAAAAATTGGGTAATAACCTTACACCGCAAACCCGAGCCGCAGACAGATAGTTAAAACCTTGGAACCCTACCCCATACCATGCTGGGTATGGGTTGATGTTGAGAATATGACTTCATCTCTGACCGGGGCGTGTTTATAGTAACCTTTATTAGGGTTTTTGCTGAATTCTTTCGGGTGGTTGTCGTGATCCCCAGATGGGATCACAGACTCAAAGACCCTGAAAGCGTGGCATTCGCAATTCTTGACGTTTTAGCAGACTTCGAATCAGAAGGAAAGCTGAAGAACCTGCCAAAATCCAAAAAATTTCCAGTAAAAACAATACTGGCAATACTCCTCTTTAAACAATACTACAACCTACCCCTCAGAGACGCCCAGCACTACGGCAGAAAATTCTTCGGAGCAAACATTCACTACTCAACCCTCCACAACTGGGAGAAAAAGCTGAACCTCGAAGAACTGACAAACCACCTCCTGAAAAAACTCCAGAAATTACCCTACGCCAGCACTCAAGCAGACTCAACCATTATTACAAATAAAAAAAGGGCAGGATAGAAGTTCAGGCAATAACGAGAATCCTGCCGGGTTTACTGTATCCGGTTGCTGTGAAGATCACAACTTCTGAGAACGAGCTGATTGAACTCCTGCCGGGGGGTTCTGGGAATTTTTATGCTGATGGGGCTTATGATTCAAAGAAAGTTCTGAACACTGTGGTGGAAAAGGGTTATCGGCCGATTGTTAAGAAAACTAAGAACGCTCCAGGTGGTTTTGGTAGTAAGAAGAGAGACAGAGTGTTTTCTGAAGAAGAGTACAGGCGTAGGAATCCTCATGAGGGGTTCTGGGGTGCGTTTACAACGTGGTTTGGCAGTAGGATCCCCTGTTTTCTGAAAAAGACTACTGTAACCCGAATCCTGCTTGGGGTAATGTGTTATGGTCTGAAAATCCTCCTCAGAGTCAAATACTGTTTAAATAACAGGGGGTGAAACTAAACACGCCCTCTCTGACCGAAAGATTTATAAATAGTCTCCAATCCTTATTGGATTGGGCGTGGGCCGGTAGCTTAGCATGGTTAGAGCGGCGGACTCTTAATCCGCAGGTCGGGGGTTCGAATCCCCCCCGGCCCGCCAAATAGATTCCATATGCTTTTCTGGAGTGTTCCAAAAGATTTATGTATAGTGTTGCGTATAATATTATGCATGAATGAATGTTAGTTTGTTAATTAAAACTAACAACTTGGAGGGAATGTTCAATGCAACCTCATGAATTCAAGCTAAATGAAGACGGCCTAAAGGCCGTTCTTCCCCCAATGGAAGCCGAGATAATGGAGTATATGTGGAAAGTGAAGGTTGCAACGGCTGGAGATGTTTATGAATATCTAAAAGAGAAACATGAAACCTTAAGACGTTCTACAGTTAGCATATTAATGAACAGGCTCTGTGAGAGAGGGCTGTTAAAGAGAAGCATAGAGACGGGAAGAGGCGGAATGAGATACGTTTACAGCGTGGCTACAAGCAAAGAAGAGTTTGAGAAGAAAGTTGTTGAGAGCATTTTAAACGCTCTTATGAGCAATTTCAAGGAGGCAACCGTTGCATATCTTTCAAAAATAAAGAAGTGATAGCAGATGCTCAGGCTTATATTTCTCGCTCAATTGGCGATTACACTGGTGTATTTGAGAAGGCTTGGCCTGCTATTTGTACTCGGGATACTCCTCGTTCTTTTTGGGTTATATTTGTGGACTATTACGAGGATCTTAAGGGGAGAGCATAGAAAGCTTTCCCCTGATGATATGCCATGGCTTTATGAAGGGATAGTAAGAATGGCAAACAAAGCAGGGATAACAACGCCCGAAATTTATATATTGGACGACTACATACCAAATGCCTATTCTTTCAGAAATTCAATTGTGCTTTCTATGGGGCTGTTTGAAGTTCTTGATGAAGAAGAAATTCTCGCGGTTGCTGCTCATGAAATAGGCCATATAAAAAATAAAGATACCATCCTCTTTCCACTTGTTTCTTATGGGAGGTACTTCATGTTTGCGTTAGCCCTTTTGAATTCCCTGATCTCCCAGGAAGCATTAGTTTCACTGGTATCTTTCACGTTTTACCTTCTCTACGAGGTGCTCAGGTCTGATTATTTAAAGCAGAGGGAGTTTAAAGCCGATGAAGCGGCACTACGTATAATATCCACCCCTCTAGCCCTAAAGAGGGCCCTCGAAGAACTCAAGTACTATGAGGATCTGAGAATTGAAGTTAAGGAGTCCGCATTTCCGTCTATAGAGCCTGAGATAGAAAGGCCCCATCAGAGATCGATCTTTGATACGCACCCAAGTTATGAAGAGAGAATATGGAGAATTATTGCAGAAGTTGAAGCGATGAATCTCAGGGAGAGAATTCTCAACTGATGAAAAACTCTTTTAACCTTATTGTTTCTTTTTTATTTGGTGGTGCCATGCAAGTGGAAATAGTTCTGAATAAAGAGAGAGCAGAGCACATCAAGAGAATACGCCCCACGAAAGATGAGTACTTCATGCTCATTGCAAAGCTTGTAAGTCTAAGGGCTACATGTCCAAGGCTTAGAGTGGGAGCAGTTGCCGTAAAAGACGGCTACATTCTAGCAACGGGTTATAACGGGGCTCCGAGGAATATGGATCACTGTATCGATGTGGGCTGCTTGATAGCGGATGGCCACTGTCGTAGAGCCGTACATGCGGAGCAAAACGTCATAGCGATGGCAGCCAGAAAGGGTATAAGTCTTGAAGGGGCCACACTTTATGTTACCCACTTTCCATGCGATGTCTGCTTTAAGCTCCTCGTAAACGCTGGAATCAAAGAAATAGTCTATGAAGAGATGTATCCAAATAAGGCAACTGAAATTTTGCTGAAAGAAGCCCAAGAGAAAGGGATTGTGAAAATAAGACAGTTTAAAGTCCCCAAGGAGAGGGTTAAAGTATTCCTGGAAGAGCTTTTTGGAGATGACTAATCCCTTTCTAGTTTTTCTAACATTTCCCTAATCTCCCGAAGTTCTATTGCAATCTGACGCGTCAGTTCAGTTATTTCCCTTTCAGCTCTATCTATTGCGATGTAAAGCCTAAACAACAGCAGGTAGCTGAGGCCTATAGAGACCACAAACAATGCATCTAGACCCCTTCCAAGCCCGAGTATGTTTTTTATTGTTAAGGAAATCTCCACAGGTTTCAGGGAAACTATCAGCATTATGAGGAGCAAAGCTTCCCAGAACACAAAATCCTGCCAGTCAAGCTCTTTTCTCCCATATTTTCCAAGTACATATGTTATAAGAGCTAAAATAATTATAACGGCGATGTATTGCACGGCATACATTTTTATCACCTCATCTTATCTAACAACAAATTAAAGGCTATCTTCACTCCCTCTAAAACGTTGGTTCCTTTCTTTTTGGAGTATTCGGTATAAACCGCTTTTATGGGTACTTCAACTATTCTGCATCCGTTTCTTGAAGCCTCGATTATTATTTCACTTGAAACAGCGTATCTATCGCATGTGATTTTTATTTTGGATGCGCATTCCTTATTAAAGCACCGCAATCCGCTTTGGGAATCGGAAACGTATTTTTTAGCAAACACTGCCGTTATAAAGTCAAGAACAAAATTTCCAAAGCGTTTTACAAAAGGCATTTCACTTACGTCCCCTTTCAATCTTGAGCCCACGGCAAAATCTGCCTTCCCTTCTGCAACTGGCTTCATTACTCTTAGGGCATCATCAACTAAATGCTGGCCATCTGCATCAAAGGTCAATATTAATTCAGCTCCTTTAAGGAGGGCGTACCTTATCCCTGTACCCAATGCTCCCCCAAGCCCTCTGTTTACGAGGTGTGTTAACACTACCACGCCTTTTTCTTGAGCCACTTCTCTAGTTTTGTCTCTGCTCCCGTCATTTACGACCACAATCTCTTCTTCTTTGAAATACTGGAGCAAGTCCCTCAGGACGTTATCTATTGTTTTCTCTTCATTGTACGCCGGTACAACAACGTATGTCTTGAGCAATCGCTTGAA belongs to Thermococcus bergensis and includes:
- the ileS gene encoding isoleucine--tRNA ligase → MIKEPEMREYNPQVLEEKIEAFWKENDVYNKVKKARENGPDYYFLDGPPYVSGAIHLGTAWNKIIKDMVIRFRTMQGYNVRRQPGFDMHGLPIEVKVEQALGLKYKKDIEEKVGVENFIKKCKEFALTNLKIMTEQFKMLGVWMDWDNPYMTIKNEYIESAWFTLKRAWEKGLLEKDQRVLHWCPRCETALAEHEVRGEYKIREDPSIYVKFPIEGKENEYLLIWTTTPWTLPANLAVTVHPEYEYAKVRVSFDGKEEYWIVAKALVERVLHEAGVKGEIVEEFKGEELEGLRYVHPFLEEYPRQKEFREKYEWAHRVILGEHVTLEDGTGLVHTAPGHGEEDFEVGKQYGLPIYSPLDDEGRYVEGKWEGKFVKDADPEIIEYLKEKGLLVKAGTIEHKYPHCWRCKTPLIFRATDQWFLKISKVKDKIIEENDKNVTWYPDWVKIRYDNGVMNSGDWCISRQRYWGIPLPIWVCEECGNIHVVGSFDELKEMSKEPIEKDFHEVDLHKPWVDTVTLKCPKCGGDMKRVKDVLDVWFDSGIASWASLDYPRRKDLFERLWPADFIVEGEDQVTKWFYSQQAASVVAFDTVPYKKVAMHGYVLDEKGDKMSKSLGNIIRPEEVVQKEGRDPFRFYMLWATTPWENLRFSWKGLAQVKRMLNILWNVYILASTYMSLDNFDPTKVNPEELPFREEDRWILSRVNTLISAVEDGIETFYLTRATRAIEYFVTEDLSRWYVRLIRKRLWIEKDDPDKLAAYWTLWKVFDVLLRLMAPFTPYITEEIYQNLIRPFSGKESVHLEDWPKKDERWVDEELEKEMEIVRKIVEAGSAARQKAKIKLRYPVRQILIETEDETTKKAVERLNYLLKDQLNAKEVKVAKVEREIRVKPNFAKLGPHFKGDAKLIAKWIDEQNDRELYEKLMQGKLKVEIEGKEFTIEREHIVVEEELPDFLVGEEFDHGKVFVDKTLTRELMMEGLAREFVRRIQEMRKHLDLDVNDRIMVYIETTEENKELLQNMLDYIKGETRAVEVRFEEAKGYVVEWPEVEAKIGIEKVES
- a CDS encoding BlaI/MecI/CopY family transcriptional regulator → MQPHEFKLNEDGLKAVLPPMEAEIMEYMWKVKVATAGDVYEYLKEKHETLRRSTVSILMNRLCERGLLKRSIETGRGGMRYVYSVATSKEEFEKKVVESILNALMSNFKEATVAYLSKIKK
- a CDS encoding M48 family metallopeptidase — its product is MLRLIFLAQLAITLVYLRRLGLLFVLGILLVLFGLYLWTITRILRGEHRKLSPDDMPWLYEGIVRMANKAGITTPEIYILDDYIPNAYSFRNSIVLSMGLFEVLDEEEILAVAAHEIGHIKNKDTILFPLVSYGRYFMFALALLNSLISQEALVSLVSFTFYLLYEVLRSDYLKQREFKADEAALRIISTPLALKRALEELKYYEDLRIEVKESAFPSIEPEIERPHQRSIFDTHPSYEERIWRIIAEVEAMNLRERILN
- a CDS encoding deoxycytidylate deaminase, which encodes MQVEIVLNKERAEHIKRIRPTKDEYFMLIAKLVSLRATCPRLRVGAVAVKDGYILATGYNGAPRNMDHCIDVGCLIADGHCRRAVHAEQNVIAMAARKGISLEGATLYVTHFPCDVCFKLLVNAGIKEIVYEEMYPNKATEILLKEAQEKGIVKIRQFKVPKERVKVFLEELFGDD
- a CDS encoding DUF2304 domain-containing protein, yielding MYAVQYIAVIIILALITYVLGKYGRKELDWQDFVFWEALLLIMLIVSLKPVEISLTIKNILGLGRGLDALFVVSIGLSYLLLFRLYIAIDRAEREITELTRQIAIELREIREMLEKLERD
- a CDS encoding HAD-IA family hydrolase — protein: MDIQLVVFDLDGTLVGASMGFDEVKERLRGRLEKEGISAELIGDLTPMYETLIEISRTTGIDFEYLHSFLVELEAERAKDSYLFEGSRELLELLKENGVKIALMTRSSRKATEYVLKKHGIEEFFDLVVTRDDVPPEDVKPNPGHLKTILEHFNVPPTKVVVVGDHGYDLLPAKELRCLSVLITSNESGRMSFKIEEDANFEVANVKEAIELFKRLLKTYVVVPAYNEEKTIDNVLRDLLQYFKEEEIVVVNDGSRDKTREVAQEKGVVVLTHLVNRGLGGALGTGIRYALLKGAELILTFDADGQHLVDDALRVMKPVAEGKADFAVGSRLKGDVSEMPFVKRFGNFVLDFITAVFAKKYVSDSQSGLRCFNKECASKIKITCDRYAVSSEIIIEASRNGCRIVEVPIKAVYTEYSKKKGTNVLEGVKIAFNLLLDKMR